Below is a genomic region from Anoplopoma fimbria isolate UVic2021 breed Golden Eagle Sablefish chromosome 20, Afim_UVic_2022, whole genome shotgun sequence.
GAGGGGTTGTCCAGTAAAATATGATGGTCTAGTCTGCCTGACTCATTGATCCTTTATCAAATCTACGGCCCGACCATGGCTATGCAATATCAAAAACCTAACCGAGCTGTGTATTGATAAAGCCAAgacgctgtccatggtgctgaagtaGCGGGCATATATGTAATTGTGATTTTCTTCTCTCAGTCCCGCCCTTCTGTTGGATTTGTCTTGGATCTGGAATAATCTCTAAGAAAATGACTATAAAAACTTAATTCTATACTATATTTTAGCCTATATTATCTATAGAGTGGTGTCAATTTATTGATCAAAGCAACAAGTAGCAACGTGTAATTGTGGAAGAGCTAGAGCATCATAGAGGCACACTGATGAACACtaatattccactattattcaaaaaatatgacattattCAGAATTTGATACAGGTATTATGTTTGGAAATTCTGTATTAGGAATTTTTCTGAAAAAGGATTTTCCGATTAAGACAAGTTTTGGgagcattcaaaataaaaatgttttattgcaggTTGTGACACACTGCCCCTTGTCTACACAAACCACTGTTCCCAACAGTTTGCAAGGTATGGGTTCTCCTTTTTGCAAGCCCAAAAAGGAGAAGTCCATATTTATAGTTGGAGGGAAAAACGCACCTAATCcacttttaaacattatgaaagaCTTATTATGAACAGATATTTGGATATGTGCGGCTGCACGTAAACAAGAATATTGATTGGATatatttgcttttgcttttcttcagaATAAGGGCAAAACTttgataaaataacattttgaatttacaaTCATTCAGTAGTGTCTGTGCTGCTGAAACTACACTGCCAGACCAAGCCATATTTAAAGGGGTAAAGTGGCGGCGAGGAGGTGCTATCTGCAAAAATATGAAGTGTTTAACCTCTGTTCAGGTCCATCTAGACCACTGAATCTGGAATTAAATCAATCAAGTTCAGGCTTGGGTTTAGATTTTTTTCGGGTCCAGCTGGGTTCGGGTCTGTGTTTGGTATTAAATGCACCGGTCCATCTCTTGTTTAAATGAGATAGTTTGGGTTTGTATAATGGGGCCTGTGATTCGTACATCATGTTCTTAACTTTCTCTCCCGttccttcccttttttctcttccctcccccttctctctctgcagtgcatCAGCCGGCATTAGGCTTCCTCCCTCCTGCTTCCCTATCTCCCCCCCGTGCTTTAGTAGAAATGGCTGTTACCTCTGAAGCCTGTGCTAACTCTCTCTTCATTCCCTCCCCCCTCATTCCTCCCCTCCATGTTTCTTTGCAGTCTGGTGGCATTTCTCAACTGTGATTCTTTTTAAAGTTGGTGCTTTAATATTTGTATCCGAGGGAGTGAAACATAGACCTTTCTTTAATATACTTGTGTTCATGAGGTGATGTGCAGCCTCTGTCAATCCCCACCAGACTCTTAATGATTTGAGTTCTTCTGATCAGCGTTGTgtttcctgtcctctccctcaTTTCCCTCCCCCCATCTTGCGATTTCAAAACAAACGCATCCCCAGCGGTCAAAGTTGACAATAGTACGAGATCATTGGTTGAGAGCCATGCTGAGGCCTCAGTGGAAACTGCAAGGTGCAGTGTGAGAAAGAAACATTTGGAGTTACAGGTGTGTAACTCCCTGCCGATGAGAAGTATGtgtcatgatgatgatggcatATATAGACTCACGCTTCTATATATGAATTTAGCTCAGTCACCAATTGACAGAATGCAAGAAACTAGTACCGCATACTGCAACTTCTTTATTTCCCCTCAGTatcacaagtaaaaaaaaaagaagaaaaaaaacaaatttactagaaaacaaatacacaaattcaAAACAATCCATGTACTGAGATGAtgagtggaaataaaaaaaaaaaatgcaagaaaaaaagctgtgcccgatacaaaagaaaaaatcttgCATGCATTGGGAGCAAGCAcgcaaaaatacaaaagttagATGAGCTAAAATTGTTTTGTAAAGTACTGTCTAGAAAGTTTTGCCTGCAAGTAGTGAGATAATGGAAAACACCAGAGCTCTGCCGGTGTATCAGCCTCTTCCCGGAGTCACGGGCCACCCAGGGCTCTTACCTCTAAACCCTGTGACCTGCAGAGAGCAATAAAGTGAAACAGCAGGTGTCTAACTGTGTGTTCTTCATCCTTTCACTCTGTAGCGTCTCTGTGCCATGGAGCCTGCGTGGAGGTGGACTCAGACACAGAGGCCGTGGCCGATGGAGGCTTCAAACTGGGCTGCATCTCCTGTAAGATGAGGGGCGAGGTGCGTGCCACCGCCTCCGTCAAGTGGTACTTCAAGGCATTAGATGAGGCCAATTTTACCGAAgtgagtacattacattacattacattacagtcatttagcagacgcttttatccaaagcgacttacaatcagtagtatattacatatcattcacccattcacacactgatgacaggctaccatgcaaggtgccaccatcagactctaactaacattcatgcaataTCCAGTCcattaagtgtcttgcccaaggacacatcgactgccgaagccgggtattgaaccaccgaccctctgaatggagaactaccttaccttgctctccactacgccacagccgcccagtagtagtagtaataagaTATGCAACAAGGCAggctttgaaaaaatgtaatcatcagTAACGATTTATAAAAGAAGAGCTTAACATGTTGGGAATGCATTTCCATTCTGGCagaaagttagatgagaagattgatatcactTATATACATTTGTATGGTAAATACAGGcgcaacctccgggtctgaaaagtgaagccaatgcaggtTGTATTCTTTCTAACTGCCAGcaggaggcgactcctctggttgaaaaaataagtctgattgtatggaagtctataagaaaatgactcaacttctcacttgatttatttcaaacatgagTTTaaggtctcaatcgctagtttcaagtcttcatcTGAGCATGATGCACATTTAGGAAATTTTgatcccatttagagtaaaaacgTTAAAAATAAAGTAGGGTATGATGTGAAAGTGTGCTTTCAATTTGTGAgagttcattttaacattttggtccCCGACGAATATCTTATTCAGCGCTCCGTCCGTTTGTACTTTGCTCCATCATGTCGTTTCACTTCTGGTTGAGATGGCAACAAAGTCACTAATTCAACAtcaaaaccgtagtccacaaatCACAGTCACTATGAccccttcttatatacagtctaggGGTAAAtacagcagccggttagcttagcttagcacaaagactggaaagacggtgaaacagctagcctggctctggtCTACAAGCACCTCTAAAACTTGCTAATCAACACTTTATATATCTCGTTTGTTTAATCTGGACGAAAAACAAAGTGTCTATATGACAATTTGTCTTTTGTTGGCAGAATATAGTTGACATTCTTACCGTTAAATGAATGTCCATCACATTAAATACAGCTCCCTGATGTAATAAGGTATCATGTGTCTCGATGAAGAAATAGATAAAATCAGCTCAAAGCCACAAATACATCCATCACAACAGGGttattcctcttcttttctGGGAAACGGCTTAAATGCATTTatcatgagagagagagagagagagagagcaaagtcTTGCATTTTTTATGAAAGGCCTTTTCCCCTCGTGGTCGACTGCAAGACAGAGGTTTTGCTGAAGTAAGCAGCCCTCCCAACGCAAAGCAAAGAGGTCATAATGGTACATTCCTAAAGCAGGAGAAATCCCATTAGCCTTCAGCTGCCTTTTAAAATTTGTATCAACTAATTCCCCAGGAAGTGCAGAGGCGAGGCCGCAACGGCAGCTCGGTCGATacgaaaagaaaagaaacagcagcagtggtgatGTGGAGACCAGCTGTCTGTTTGCTAAAGGATGACAGGAAAACTGAAACGCAAACTTGATACTCGGGTTACCGATATTCATTCATCAACACAGAACAATCAGTTTGTTTTACACCCGCCAGCATCCGGGAGAAAACTGCAGCTCTCTGTTGTAGTTTTACTTGTGCACACAGGTAAATAAATGGGACTACAAGCCAAAGAGTATTAGTCAGGTCCTAAAACAGGTGGAAAGTCACCCTAGATCTGTGAACATAGGGAAATAGATTTGTTTCTGTTCGAGTAAAGTTCGtttttagaattatttttttaacatcccTATTTGGAACCAATGTGCTAACAGTTTATTCATAGTATTGAGAGATGAACTAACACATTTTCATTAGATGTTGACagtaacaaaaaaactgaatattgcTGACCTTATCTCTTATGGAAGTATAAGCACATATAGTATTTGAAAGATCATTTTCACTAGAACTGTGGCTGCATTTAAGGAGAATAAAACACATCCATCGGCCTAAACACCTGCACCTATGCAAAGCTAACAGTGTTCTTAACAACTGGATTACAACTTGCAGAATGGTCTTCCAACACTTTTATCACTTTGCTGAATGTTCAGTCTCTATATCGTTCCTGGCCTCCTTTTCAAAGAAATCCCACACTGCAATTCTCTTCCAGTTTTACAACTATGGGAAATATAACGACAACATCATTGACCCACGTTTCACCGGGCGTCTGTTCTGGAACGGCAGCAAGCAAACCGAAGACCTGCAGGACGgctccatcttcatcatcaacGTGACCTTCAACGACAGCGGAACATATATGTGCAAATTCAGCCGCACCCTCAACTATTCCAACTTCCAGTTTATAACCAACTCCAACAAGACATTCTTCATGAAAGTGGTGCCACAAAGTAAGTACAGAGATGAAGGAGGTTGTAAGTGTCTGCTTGAGCGGGGTAGAGAAACTAAATAAGCCCGTTGTTCAAGGAGATAACACTGTTTCGATTGAGCCTCACCACTCCCGTTGCCTGATTCTCAACCCCACTGACACACTAGCTCGTAAACATGTAGCTGCTTGAGAGCCAAATATTTCTCTACGGAGATGGTAGTACAAAATAGAGCTAAAAAGTGAGTGAATATCggacaaacaaatgaatgacattGTTGTTCCATAACAACCACATGATTAACAAAAGTAGCCGtttaataatatgtaaatgttgcGTTTATGGTTTTTGTGCTGCCCCCATGTGGTCAAAATCATTGATTAAAGCTGGTTTAAATAGTAATATGAGGCGCTAGATTACAAATTCGTAGCATTAATAGCAAAAATAATACTTCCTGCTATGTATCGATATGATGGAGTAATGGtgtcctgagcagagaatgaagtcccaccccctatgtgtgtgttgtattctGAGCTTCCCTGTGCTCTCTGGttcagctgtcgccatgttgagagctgtgtggaggcaatccGTCAATCAAAGTTATGctctgtatttaaaatgtacacaaacagGCACACTAAATAATTAAAGTTCCCCACATCTGGACAGGGCatctttcagctctttgttttggcTTTCTGGCCCGCAAATTCAACCCGGTCTTACTAAcaactcatcaaataccaaTGATTGGTCAGTGCTCCGCAACGTCTGATACCGACGCACTGaactttcaactaactccaatgtaaacccaaaCCGCATCATTAGTAGAAGTTCAGAGCAACAGACGTAGTATAACGAGTATAAAGGAGCGGAATGGGTCTAACAAACTCTGTACTTTTGTCCAGGAAACCTGAAAAAGTTGTGTCGACCTCGAAGCTCAAAGTTTGGGTAAACATTTTGTCAAGTGAGTTGTTATTGTAGcaagtcatgtgacttgttgctACGTGCtcttttcataaacctaactaagtggttctGTTGCCTTTGACCTGACctcatgtgaaaacaaaagtttaatttgaaaagacactatacATGTCATGAGTTGAGACTAGTGGGgtacctagagcgtcatagtttgaaacCATAGAGTTTCAGTATTTGACGGGATGATAGTGAAAATTGTGTTGGCAAAACTCTAAAAATCGACCGTACACTACGTGCCCAGCACCAAATGACCGACATAAGATTTAAACAACTAGCTAATGAACACAGTAGAGCATTTAACTGATAAACTGTCAAATATTTCAGAggtaaatgtgaacattggacttacattcaccaCAAATTCGCCAAATGAACTTAAAGGATGATAATAGTTTGTGTTTGGAGCTTATTTCGCTGCCAGAGTGGTCAAAAAAgatatgaataataatttgattaataattaaagtggGTGGTTTTAGTGATAAGTAAAATGAGCTCAGAGGTGTCCCACAGGGTGCAATGCTAGGCCCTCTGAATTGTCAATACTTCATCAGAcacatgaactttttttttctgccaggtCACATTTTACCTGGGGGGACTTTCCACCCTTGTGGACTTTAAAACTGTAGGTTTACTGTATCCGCAGCAAGATTCTGATAAATTATGACACTCTGTAATACAGGACAGGTCATgaatattgacatttaaaaaaagatgtacgGCCTGGGCAGCCCTCATCCTTTTCATGGTGCAAATTGAATCTCAACCCCTTTTCAATAAGCACACAGGCACGATACTTCTTACCTTATTTCCCTTCCTGCCTCTCTAGTCACTAGGGGACTGGCATCCATCTTGTCTGAGGTGATGATGTATGTCACCATCATCGGGCTGCAAGTGTGGCTTGTGGTTGAGATGATATACTGCTACAGGAAGATATCAGCGGCGGGAGAGGAAGCTCTGAGAGAGAGCGCGTGAGTAACCCACgaaacacttaaacacaaacacagccggCCTCTCTGCAGCGCCACCGCTCCATCTTCAGAACCTGCTGGGCCGTCCAAATGTCCCGACTTCACACCAACCTTTGTCTTTCCCTTCCTGACACTGTTTGGAAAGCAGAGACACAATCTGTTTCAATCTGCtcctttcaaaataacaaacattttctaattcTGATTCactgatctttttttctcctctctctttccttcagGGCGGAGTATTTAGCTATAGCATCGGAAAGTAAAGATAATTGTGCAGGTGTACAAGTGGCAGAATAGCACCGGTAGGTCTGGATTCTCACTAAACTCTGTGTCTTAATTcagtttcttcttgtgttttactttttgctCTCTTGTATATTTGACTAAGCAGGCGCTTATACAATGTGTTTACACCTGCTGTATTGTTAACACCACTAGTACTgggtttaaagtaaaaaatctgtaataatgtgtaatattatataaagaTTGTAACAGTTCTTCAGCCTACATGTGTCTCTGGTTAGCTAGCATGCTACATTCAATGTTGTGTGCTCATCCAATCCTATATTTAGGCAAGGTGTAGGAAAAACAGattcaattaataattaaaagctAGTAAAAGAGGAAAGGCTTTTAGGGCCCACTaggatttatttaaagtttagaTTGACTTTAAGCCTAGCTTTATCGCAATTCAGTCTGCCACCGGGAGGCTTTACTGCTTGTTACTTTAATCttttacattattcattttcctgactgttttttgtgttgttttttttttgcttcaggGCGAGGAAGAATCCACTCTCATCCTTTCTCCTCTCACCGTAGCTCACATCCCGCCATCCTCTTCACAAGATGGGAAAGCCAAAGCAAAGAGAGCAGGAAGATCTTCATAGAAaggggttttcttttttaaaagtaacTTTCTGAAAAGGATGGAAAGAGCTGAACTGTGTCCtattcttaaagggacaggagGGATGCATCATGTCGCGGTCCAACGGGAGAGAGACTGGGTTGAGCTGTATATTggtgtgtatgtatgcacaGATAATCTTATATCGATATTATAGGCCTACATTTATATCCACTACCTGCATGCTTATGAGCTATTCATAACGACCAACATCATGCATCTGAGGTTCTGTCAAgtttttaagagtttttaatTACGAGTACGACTACATTTGACTGCAAATGTTCTTGCTGTAATGATGGTATGTAATATTTAGAAGAATTTCATTATAATCAGGCTGAAAAAAGTCTCAGAAAAAGAGCAATTAGGCCAGAACGGGAGAcgataaatgaaatatttaaaggaaaaaaaacacaatagaaGGTGCATCATATAAGCAGTGGCCACAAAACAGGGGATTATCTTTTCGGAAAAGATATAAGGAAactcactgacatttttaattagGCAATTGGGAAACTATTAGCAAGGGTTCAACCCCTGCTGACAACTTTTTAAAGGCAATCTGAATATACAGATTTTATTTAAGCGGATATAAGAATGTGACATAAACACACGTCAGGTTAAAGCCGTTGCATTCAGTTGTAggtttaaatacaataaaagagaaatgtgaGGGTTCAGACTCTCTGCTAACCAAGAGAAATGATGTCTGTACTAAATGTTAAGTCTGCTTAATGTTTAGCTCATCTCTGGAGGGCATTTATTAGTATAATAGTTTGAGTTATCAGTTTACAAATTAAGGGACATGCAGTCCACTGTACATTCCATGTTGAACATATTAGAAAAACATCGTCATGTTTTTAAGCGTTTCATATCGGACTGGGGAAGCAACAGAGATGAGATCAACACAGTGATGATTTTACTGTTTTCCTGAATCCCAGAGTCAAGTTGCCAAAATCAGCCATAATTTTTGAGGCGAAAAGCTAAATTTCAGTGGGATTCcctttaaattaattcatttaaaactcACTCGGATGGTGGTGAGGAGCAAAAAATGGCCCCTGAAGCCAAAGAGTGACTTTGTGTGACATGTGAGAAGACGATGTCCACTTTATTGCACCGTACCAAATGTGTAGcaaaccaaaaaactaaaaaaagcagcttttacCAATTTATCATGAATGATGACGAAAGTGTCTCTTTTAACTGGATTTGTCTACAGTGGAAACATTCCCACAGATGTGTTATTTCACACACGTCTAAGTGTTTTTGTAGAAACTTAAGGGCTTGGAAAATTGCTCTGTGTGTCTAACTGCCGTGGGCAAATGTACCACAAAACCTGTCCAGTGTGCCTCCCTGGGTGAAGCCTTGTGgaaaccccccaaaaaggaAAGAGGTGTTACAAATCTTTAGTGTTTGTAAAAATAAGCTGGAGGGCAACTTGCTTCTCTTTCCAGATGACCAGACATCGACTGTCGGTGAACACTAGATGGAAGCAAAACACTGCCACTCTGCATGATTTACTGCTCATCAACTCTGTACCAAAACTGAGTTTCATACATTTTGAGATACCGAGAATGGGACACAAACCAACTGATAAATGAATACAGAATAACTGCCTGCTTACTGATGGAAGAAGATTAGTACAGTTTAAACAGAATGTCCAAAGACTacaagctaaaacaaaaaaagctagcaaaaaaaagaccaaaacgaGGGATATCTCTGCTCAATGAGTGATTTACTTTTTGGGTATGCTGCATCAGTTAACATCATCTAAACACCTTTTCCTGCATAGATGAACCAACTAGTGAAGTAAAAACCACAATGCTCCCCACATTGTTGTCAAAACtgctgttttcacttcatgtgCAGGTGTGCAAATGTTGCTCAATACAAATATGAACTAAATAAAGTTCTTTTGAAAAAGAGCCGCGTCTCACTTGAATTCTTTTGTTGTTGAATAAACGGTAAAATGTGTAGGCGTCGGGACTTTCAGCCGGATGTATCTTCAGTTCATACTTTAAGTTCATTTCTATGACACATTTGACCTGTTCTTACATTTTTGCACAACTGGGTTATTGTTCATTAAGAGttgacaaatatattttaacttgTACAGGAGGGTCATATCGATGGATTTCACCACATCTGTATCcaagattttaaaaagaacCCCAACACCTCCGAGAAAATGATGTCAAAAggaaataatattgttttagcATTTATCTGAATTTCATTTCCCAGTATGAAGGCTTGAAACTGCTGTTACAAAGCCTTCTTCActtcattaaaattaaaatgacatataCGGAGTCTTAAAAACACTAGAATGAGACAATCAAATACACCACTACgtgttgtagttttcttttaaactgtAGGATTTAAACTCCACTCAGGTCACTAAAACCAGAGTCCTGTAAAAATAAAGGACCTCAGTGTCTTTAATGGAAGCTACCATCGATTGATCACAGACGTGTCTTTTAGATATTTTGCTCTTAAAAGTGACTGAAGAGCAACAGGTGAGTGAAactaagaatttttttttaacccctttaacattaatttcctttttgaGCCGCAAACTTCTTTCTCACCAACAAAATGACCTTTGTTTTTCTAATAGGCCGTACACCGTTTTAATGCAATTTCAATCAAgattaaacagaaaaatgacaaaactagTCCTGAAACGACTCTTCAGCCTTTCCACTAATCAATAATTCATTCGACaactattttgatcatttaatagttgtttaagttgtttatcaagcaaaaaaatgttctgGTTCCAGCATCTCAGGTGTGAGGATTTATTCTTTAACTtgattttaaattgtaataGTCTTTGGGTTATGGACTGTTGAGCACAGAGAGTGATTTGGAGACGTCACCTTGAGCTGTGGGACTTTGCGATGGAcaattttaaacagttttctgACACATCAACACCAGAATTAATTTCCCTCAGTGACATTTCCCCCGGCAGATTCACAGATTTTAAAATGGTTGTAAGTCACTTTCATGCGAGACCATTTGATTAGACAGAAACTACCTCAATCTGTAGAAAGATGGCTGAGAAATGTGAATTTATGAGCACAAATTAAATCTACCAGGCTCCCTGTTATCGCTTTTATCTCGTGACTGGATTAGTTTAAACAGAGAATCACTGAACTCGCTAACGTTGCGCAATATAAGTGCTTGATTTAATCCAGTagaggtttttttatttgatctcaCTTTCACAAAGTCTACTCTAGAGTAGAgttgacagaaaatatatttagttgACCCACTTTCTATCCatattctttttacattttcctagatgaaacaataaatctaGAATTTATCAGCAGATTCagcaataatgaaaataataatttaaaagtgGATTCTGTGCATCATTcggtaaataaaaaaacccccaaataaattatattttttaagattaaaCGACTGAAACTTGTTACTATAATGCTGATGGAAAAGAGAGCTCAAATGATTCATTACTTAAAACATCTTGataatttattatcaaataaattccaaaacataaaaagttccagctcctcaaatgtggatatttgtttttctttcttctctcttacATAAAACTGTAAGACTGCTTGATGGACAAAACGAGCAGTTTAAATATGTCAAATTGGGCTCTTGGAtactgtgatggacattttattttactattccCAGACCTATTTTGATCAGATTAATCAATACGGACAATAACATAATCCACTGCATAAATTTGACCCACATCTTTTGGaggtaaagacacacacagattcaaaaGATGAGCGAGGAGTCGTTGCTTGTTGTTGTAGaacttttcatttctctccATGGAGCGGTGTGCAATCACATCTTTACAGTACATTATCATCCCCGCTTCtcatccgtctctctctctctgtctctctctctctctctcccataatctacccccaccctcccctccctccctcaatAAATATTACACCATTTTGTTACCCGCGGATGGCCATGCACAGCGTGGCCCACATGCTTCTGTAGACGCCATTTTcagtgaaacagagagagagggtgaagggGAGGAGcaaagggaggaagagtagggTGTCTGAGtgatgagaaaaagaagaagaacaaagaggGAGTACAGATGGGgtgagatgttttcacatcatCGGAGAGGACAGGCTGAAAAATAAACGACAAAATAACAAAGatagaaaatgaatttgaataaaaagagaagaCGAGTGAGTCAAATTAatcttacaaacacacacaaacaaaaaaacaaaacaatactgcAAAAACAGattcccttttttcttcacctgggCCCACAGAATTCTGGTtggtcctttttgtttttcaaacgtCCGGCCCAGTGGGACGACGAAGTAGCCGACTGTTTAGGTTTTCCCACCTGATCAAGTCAACGGTGAATCCTGAACTGTTAAAAATCCGACTccgtgattaaaaaaaaagagcgagCAACCAAATGTGAAAGAGAAATCTCAAAACTCAAGAAACgctaatatgaaaatgtaacatctgAAACACTGTGGACTCctcgtgaacacacacacacacacacacacacacacactcacacacacacatcagtcaaGTCAAAATCCtcaatgcttgtttttgtttctgcctctacacacattcacacacaatttatcattattattattattatatactactTTGTTTGAAACATTCAAAAAGTACTAGCATCACTATTGTCATTATTGCTGTGACCAGTAATCGTTCTCGTTCTTGCTCCTCTTGGTCCGCACCGTAACAGCAAAAATCAGAGCACAAAAATACCCCGAAACGACTCCTTCAGAGCAGGACAGGGCTTCAGATCAAAAGTCATTGGTGATAATAAATACTGTCAGTCCAGTCAGGCGCAGCTTGTTGTCCGAACGAACAACCCGGCGCacgctgaaaaacaaaaaatttaaaaaccCCACCAGAGGAGTGGGAGGAGTGGGATGGTGTTTGAGATTCATCTTCAGATGTATAATTTACATctaaaaataaagctaaaagaCTAAAGTGTCTGGTGTGGAAATGTTTTCTCACCCTCGGACACGGAGGAACAAATCCCTGACGGAAAGAGCGGGTGTTTctgggtgtttgtgtgggtCACATCCACACAGcaggtggtagtggtggtgccCCCCgccacccccccccctttttttcttttgattcagCAGGCGTTCACTATAGAGGCAAAAGGTATCTAGCTGTTCCCAGGACTAGGAGGAGGACCTCCCACTTTCCAGAGTCACTGCTCCCTATGAAATGTTGCAGGTCAGAGGAGGAACTGAAGTCTGTGATAGTCATAAaatgggaggaggggggggagttATTCGGGTCAACCCGGGAGGCCATTTTGAAAAGTCTCTGATTCTGGATGGTCTGCATCGGCCCACCAGTGGCCTGTTGCCATTCTCTACATACAGGTGACTCGCAGCTGTAGGTAAGTTATTGCTGTGGTCCTGACAGCTTCCAGGCTGAATGAGTTCACTGAAGTTGCTACTGGTTGAGGATGAAGGCGAACGTCGCCGTTTTCAAGTCAGTCAGGCGAGGAGAATTGTGGGTAATGTCCTCCCCCCACTGCATGTCCCActcctgattttttttctcgATTTTTGGAAACGAGGGAAAGAGCAAACTGTGTGT
It encodes:
- the scn1ba gene encoding sodium channel, voltage-gated, type I, beta a translates to MSAVQELLLLPLALLVLQASLCHGACVEVDSDTEAVADGGFKLGCISCKMRGEVRATASVKWYFKALDEANFTEFYNYGKYNDNIIDPRFTGRLFWNGSKQTEDLQDGSIFIINVTFNDSGTYMCKFSRTLNYSNFQFITNSNKTFFMKVVPQITRGLASILSEVMMYVTIIGLQVWLVVEMIYCYRKISAAGEEALRESAAEYLAIASESKDNCAGVQVAE